The following are from one region of the uncultured Hyphomonas sp. genome:
- a CDS encoding glycosyltransferase family 2 protein yields MTTSASPKLSVVITNYNYADFVATAIDSVLSQDVEIELVVVDDCSKDNSREIIRSYGDRIIPVLQEVNQGHGGGFNAGYARTTGDLVMFLDADDFLLPGAGQTIISNYDPDIGMYLYRMNYADAEGTLGGLFPPPQVPLADGDVAGQLREMGHYSGTITSGLVYTRTALEQVMPMDAETFRQGGDGYLSATVPLHAVAKGFDQPVSAYRLHGSQHSQFAKAYAKRARWRIGHQQACFACIREHAARQGLQTADDLGERDQGHLQERLVSLLFEPGQHPVKQDTRTSLLKKLRAANREQYGRKALPRNAWWILIGILPTGAARTVLSWKIDVAARPVWMNNLGRALRKRLGIVTG; encoded by the coding sequence ATGACGACAAGTGCCTCGCCGAAGCTTTCGGTTGTCATCACGAACTATAATTACGCCGACTTTGTCGCGACCGCGATCGACAGCGTTCTGTCTCAGGATGTCGAGATTGAGCTTGTGGTCGTCGACGACTGCTCGAAGGACAATTCACGGGAGATCATCCGGTCCTATGGCGATCGGATCATTCCGGTCCTGCAGGAGGTGAATCAGGGCCATGGTGGTGGTTTTAACGCCGGATACGCCCGCACGACGGGGGATTTGGTCATGTTCCTCGATGCCGACGACTTCCTGTTGCCCGGCGCGGGGCAGACGATCATTTCAAATTACGACCCTGATATCGGCATGTACCTCTATCGGATGAACTATGCCGATGCTGAAGGAACGCTCGGTGGACTTTTCCCGCCGCCGCAAGTGCCACTGGCCGATGGAGATGTCGCCGGGCAATTGCGCGAGATGGGGCACTATTCCGGGACGATTACGTCAGGCCTTGTCTATACGCGCACCGCTTTGGAGCAGGTCATGCCGATGGACGCTGAGACGTTTCGGCAGGGCGGCGATGGTTACCTGTCTGCGACGGTGCCACTGCACGCTGTTGCAAAAGGCTTCGACCAGCCCGTATCCGCTTATCGCCTGCACGGATCGCAGCATTCGCAATTCGCCAAGGCCTACGCAAAGCGTGCCCGCTGGCGTATCGGACATCAGCAGGCCTGCTTTGCCTGTATCCGGGAGCATGCTGCCCGGCAGGGTCTGCAAACAGCGGATGATCTGGGGGAGCGTGATCAGGGGCACTTGCAGGAACGGCTCGTCTCGCTCCTGTTCGAACCCGGGCAGCACCCGGTTAAGCAAGATACCCGCACGAGCCTGCTCAAAAAGTTGCGCGCGGCCAATCGTGAACAGTATGGCCGCAAAGCGTTGCCGCGGAATGCCTGGTGGATCCTGATCGGCATTCTGCCGACCGGGGCGGCCCGGACCGTGCTTTCATGGAAAATAGATGTGGCGGCGCGCCCGGTCTGGATGAACAATCTCGGCCGCGCGCTCCGCAAGCGGCTTGGCATCGTAACAGGCTAG
- the ettA gene encoding energy-dependent translational throttle protein EttA, with protein sequence MAGPQYVYHMQDLTKVYPGGKKVFENIHLSFLPDAKIGVVGVNGAGKSTLLRIMAGQDKEFIGEAWAADGVKVGYLPQEPKLDESKTVFENIAAACPEKAMLDEFNEISGKLGEDYSDELMEQMTELQEKIDAADAWDIDSKIQMAMEALRCPDDDADVSKLSGGEIRRVAICALLLSKPDMILMDEPTNHLDAETVAWLQNFLINFPGCVILVTHDRYFLDDITTWILELDRGRGMPYQGNYSDWLEQKAKRMEQEAREERGKQRSLAKELEWVRSSPKARQAKSKARIQSYEQKAAEAEREKVSTAQIRIPPGPRLGNVVLEAENLRKGFGNNLLIEDLDFKLPPGGIVGVIGPNGAGKSTLFKMILGQEEPDAGALRVGDTVKFGYVDQSRNKLDDSHNVWEEISGGTDVIDLGGVEVNSRAYVGAFNFKGSDQQKKVGLLSGGERNRVHLAKMLKESSNVLLLDEPTNDLDVETLQALEEGLDAFPGCAVIISHDRWFLDRMATHILAFEGDSHVEWFEGDFSSYLEDKKRRLGEDAVNPKRLKFKKFAR encoded by the coding sequence ATGGCCGGACCTCAATACGTTTACCACATGCAAGACCTCACCAAGGTCTATCCCGGTGGCAAGAAGGTGTTTGAAAACATTCACCTGTCTTTCCTGCCGGATGCCAAGATCGGTGTGGTCGGCGTCAACGGTGCGGGTAAGTCCACGCTGTTGCGCATCATGGCGGGCCAGGACAAGGAATTCATCGGCGAGGCATGGGCGGCTGATGGGGTGAAGGTCGGCTACCTGCCGCAGGAACCCAAGCTGGATGAGAGCAAGACTGTTTTCGAAAACATCGCAGCCGCCTGTCCTGAAAAGGCAATGCTGGACGAGTTCAACGAAATTTCGGGCAAGCTCGGCGAAGACTATTCCGATGAACTGATGGAACAGATGACGGAGCTGCAGGAGAAGATCGACGCAGCGGACGCCTGGGACATCGACTCCAAAATCCAGATGGCCATGGAAGCGCTGCGCTGTCCGGATGACGACGCGGATGTCAGCAAGCTGTCCGGCGGTGAGATCCGGCGCGTCGCGATCTGCGCTCTCTTGTTGTCCAAGCCCGACATGATCCTGATGGACGAGCCGACCAACCACCTCGATGCCGAGACTGTGGCCTGGCTTCAGAATTTCCTGATCAACTTTCCGGGCTGCGTGATCCTCGTCACCCATGACCGTTACTTCCTGGATGATATCACAACCTGGATCCTCGAACTCGACCGGGGCCGGGGCATGCCATATCAGGGCAATTATTCCGATTGGCTGGAGCAGAAGGCCAAGCGGATGGAGCAGGAGGCCCGCGAGGAGCGCGGCAAGCAGCGCTCGCTCGCCAAGGAACTCGAATGGGTCCGGTCCAGCCCGAAAGCCCGTCAGGCGAAATCCAAGGCACGTATTCAATCCTATGAGCAGAAGGCCGCTGAGGCTGAACGTGAAAAGGTCTCGACGGCTCAGATCCGCATCCCGCCGGGGCCGCGCCTCGGAAATGTGGTGCTGGAGGCAGAAAATCTGCGCAAAGGGTTCGGCAACAACCTTCTGATCGAAGACCTCGACTTCAAGCTGCCGCCCGGTGGCATTGTCGGCGTCATCGGCCCGAACGGGGCGGGTAAATCTACCCTGTTCAAGATGATCCTTGGTCAGGAAGAGCCCGATGCCGGCGCGCTGCGCGTCGGCGACACGGTGAAATTCGGCTATGTCGACCAGAGCCGCAACAAGCTCGATGACAGTCACAATGTCTGGGAGGAAATCTCAGGTGGAACCGACGTCATCGATCTTGGCGGGGTGGAAGTGAATTCCCGTGCTTATGTCGGTGCATTCAACTTCAAGGGCTCAGATCAGCAGAAGAAGGTCGGCCTCCTGTCAGGGGGTGAGCGGAACCGCGTACATCTGGCCAAGATGTTGAAAGAGAGCTCCAACGTTCTCCTGCTCGACGAACCGACCAACGACCTTGATGTGGAAACCTTGCAGGCGTTGGAAGAAGGCCTTGATGCGTTCCCGGGCTGCGCCGTGATCATCAGCCACGACCGCTGGTTCCTTGACCGGATGGCGACCCATATTCTTGCGTTCGAAGGCGATTCCCACGTCGAATGGTTCGAGGGCGATTTCTCCTCTTACCTTGAAGACAAGAAACGTCGCCTCGGCGAAGACGCCGTCAATCCGAAGCGCCTGAAATTCAAGAAATTCGCGCGGTAG
- a CDS encoding tetratricopeptide repeat protein — protein sequence MMNGVGLFQEAITLVASDRGGNALFRGADMMRRAADAGHVAAANNYGAMLQAGRGVRQDLVGARAYYHQAANAGLPTGLFNLGFMCFHGLGGPADHRRARFLFLRAAQQDEANAIAYLGLMLMSGQGGDTNPSAARNWWSRGASLGNSRCAFNLGIAHAGGHGSPQDLVKAWRWFRQAERLGNEGATKELRRLERAMSAEEQDRAFRRAS from the coding sequence ATGATGAATGGGGTGGGCTTGTTTCAGGAAGCAATTACCCTGGTCGCTTCTGACCGGGGCGGCAACGCTCTCTTTCGTGGTGCTGACATGATGCGCCGCGCAGCCGATGCCGGGCATGTCGCGGCTGCCAACAATTACGGTGCCATGCTGCAGGCCGGACGAGGCGTCCGGCAGGACCTGGTCGGGGCCCGCGCCTATTATCATCAGGCCGCGAATGCGGGCCTCCCTACAGGACTGTTTAATTTAGGCTTTATGTGTTTCCATGGGCTCGGTGGCCCTGCGGATCACCGGCGGGCGCGTTTCCTGTTCCTGCGAGCCGCACAACAGGATGAAGCGAACGCGATTGCCTATCTTGGCCTGATGTTGATGTCTGGCCAGGGGGGAGACACTAATCCATCGGCCGCCCGCAACTGGTGGAGCCGGGGCGCTTCCCTCGGTAACAGCCGCTGCGCTTTCAATCTCGGCATTGCACATGCAGGCGGTCACGGAAGCCCCCAGGACCTGGTGAAGGCCTGGCGCTGGTTCCGGCAGGCTGAACGGCTTGGCAATGAGGGGGCGACAAAGGAGCTTCGCCGTCTCGAACGCGCCATGAGCGCGGAAGAGCAGGACCGGGCGTTCCGCCGGGCCAGCTGA
- a CDS encoding S9 family peptidase gives MKRTANTLFTLLATVFFMAAPSIAQTQQDPMEAEILTDAPGSLPLERLYASPSLSGPTARMVKYSPDGTRVTFLKSRADEQNRFDLWQYDVATGEQSMLVDSSLLEPEPVELSEEEKALRERKRISGSAGITDYSWGAADTILVPLGGDLHLITLTNSGPVAKQLTHTDAFEYDARVSPRGNFVSFVRDGAVYAIEIATGKETRLTPEADPGRAVSYGVAEFVAQEEMHRFTGYWWSPDERYVAFTEVDESGVDIIPRFDIEADKVTVIKQRYPRAGRPNARVSLYVNDLKKDRTDRIFETGPNAYLTRVYWTGSSLWFLTVNRDQTEIRYNRTGSSPWEISSPYTEHNDKWVNLSKDFRELPDGRILLTVEDGGMRHAVTIHPDGHGDTKVITPQDQVLDSIEAVSPDGETLYYTGYADTVLERHLYSVRIGQPGAPERITEAGKFWDIKISPDGQSFVGTSSSPAQPPQTGLYRIDGSLIGWIEENALDEHHPYAPYLTSHVVPEYGTLKAEDGQDLHYAILKPPHFDPGQTYPVIIEVYGGPHVQTVKRAWGSLSDQFLAGQGYIVFRLDNRGSDNRGRKFEDVIYHRTGGPEVQDQLAGVAWLKAQPYVDADRIAIQGGSYGGYMTLMTILQAPEGTFAAAVSSAPVTDWTLYDTFYTERYMGTPENNPDGYAASGVLPYARNLNTPLLLIHGMADDNVTFDNSTRLMANLQQEEKLFELMTYPGQRHGIRGEALQTHQMKTRLDFLGRHLIRSDDSSEN, from the coding sequence ATGAAACGAACCGCTAACACCCTGTTTACCCTGCTGGCGACAGTCTTCTTCATGGCTGCCCCATCAATAGCCCAGACACAGCAAGACCCTATGGAGGCTGAAATTTTGACCGACGCGCCAGGCTCTCTGCCGCTTGAACGCCTATACGCTTCGCCTTCCCTGTCCGGACCAACTGCCCGGATGGTCAAGTACTCCCCTGACGGAACACGCGTGACCTTCCTGAAGTCCCGTGCTGATGAACAGAACCGGTTCGATCTCTGGCAATATGACGTGGCAACGGGAGAGCAGAGCATGCTGGTGGATTCCAGTCTGCTGGAGCCGGAGCCTGTTGAATTGTCCGAAGAGGAAAAAGCGCTGCGGGAACGCAAGCGCATTTCGGGCTCCGCCGGGATCACGGATTATAGCTGGGGCGCGGCCGACACGATCCTTGTACCACTCGGGGGAGACCTCCACCTCATCACGCTGACAAATTCCGGCCCGGTTGCGAAGCAGCTGACTCATACCGACGCATTCGAATATGACGCGCGTGTCTCTCCACGCGGAAATTTTGTCAGTTTTGTGAGGGATGGAGCAGTTTACGCGATTGAAATCGCAACTGGAAAAGAGACGCGATTGACGCCCGAAGCAGACCCCGGCCGGGCGGTCAGCTATGGCGTGGCCGAATTCGTGGCGCAGGAAGAAATGCATCGCTTCACAGGCTATTGGTGGAGCCCGGATGAACGCTATGTCGCCTTCACGGAAGTTGATGAAAGTGGCGTAGACATCATCCCGCGTTTCGATATCGAGGCCGACAAAGTCACCGTGATCAAGCAACGCTATCCACGTGCCGGGCGGCCAAATGCCAGAGTTTCGCTCTATGTAAACGACCTGAAGAAAGACCGTACGGACCGGATTTTCGAAACAGGCCCGAATGCTTATCTCACCCGCGTTTACTGGACCGGTTCAAGCCTCTGGTTTCTGACCGTCAACCGAGACCAGACTGAGATACGATACAATCGGACCGGCTCCTCTCCCTGGGAAATCTCGTCTCCTTATACGGAGCACAATGACAAATGGGTGAACCTGTCCAAGGACTTTCGCGAACTGCCGGATGGCCGGATTCTCCTAACCGTAGAGGACGGCGGCATGCGTCATGCCGTTACGATCCATCCTGATGGCCACGGGGACACAAAGGTCATCACGCCACAGGACCAGGTATTGGACTCCATCGAAGCCGTCTCACCGGACGGCGAGACGCTTTACTACACCGGCTATGCAGACACCGTACTGGAACGGCACCTTTACAGTGTCCGCATCGGGCAACCGGGTGCTCCGGAGCGCATCACCGAAGCAGGCAAGTTCTGGGACATCAAGATCAGCCCGGACGGGCAAAGTTTTGTCGGCACGTCCTCTTCCCCTGCACAGCCCCCGCAAACCGGCCTCTACCGTATCGATGGATCGCTCATCGGATGGATCGAGGAAAACGCCCTAGACGAGCACCATCCGTACGCTCCTTACCTGACCAGTCATGTCGTACCGGAATATGGAACGCTCAAGGCAGAAGATGGTCAGGATCTGCATTACGCAATCCTGAAGCCACCGCACTTCGATCCCGGGCAGACATATCCCGTGATTATCGAAGTCTATGGCGGCCCACACGTGCAGACCGTCAAACGCGCCTGGGGCAGCTTGTCAGACCAGTTCCTCGCCGGACAGGGGTATATCGTTTTCCGCCTCGATAACCGGGGCAGCGACAATCGGGGCAGAAAATTCGAAGATGTCATTTATCACCGCACGGGCGGCCCCGAGGTGCAAGACCAGTTGGCGGGCGTCGCCTGGCTGAAGGCCCAACCCTATGTCGACGCCGACAGGATCGCGATCCAGGGTGGCTCCTATGGCGGCTACATGACATTGATGACGATCCTGCAGGCGCCTGAGGGCACATTCGCAGCGGCTGTGTCTTCGGCGCCGGTCACCGACTGGACCCTTTACGATACATTCTATACGGAGCGCTACATGGGCACGCCGGAGAATAATCCCGATGGGTATGCCGCATCCGGCGTGCTGCCCTATGCCCGCAATTTGAACACACCGCTCCTGCTGATACACGGCATGGCCGACGACAATGTCACGTTCGACAACTCGACGCGCCTGATGGCCAACCTGCAGCAGGAAGAGAAGCTTTTCGAATTAATGACTTATCCGGGACAACGGCATGGCATCCGCGGGGAAGCGCTCCAGACACACCAGATGAAAACCCGCTTGGACTTCCTCGGCCGGCACCTGATCAGATCTGATGATAGTTCTGAAAATTAA
- a CDS encoding NUDIX hydrolase, which produces MKPWTILSSNQVMRDRFMGLRTDRCIRADGHIVEAYHVTELTDWVTVIPLTDAGNVVLVREYRHAAGVFTLGLPGGVSDPGEEDWCAVGARELREETGYSAREMYHVGTCYPNPATQNNRLHYYLALGCRQTGEQSLDPNEEIEVLEMPYADFLNYGALDVQHALHAAALFYAENYLRQHPELRPHKND; this is translated from the coding sequence ATGAAGCCCTGGACTATTCTTTCATCGAACCAGGTGATGCGGGACCGCTTCATGGGCCTGCGCACAGATCGATGCATCCGCGCCGATGGGCATATCGTTGAAGCCTATCACGTCACGGAATTGACTGACTGGGTAACGGTCATTCCGCTGACGGATGCAGGCAATGTGGTTCTGGTTCGGGAGTACAGGCATGCGGCTGGCGTATTCACGCTTGGCCTGCCTGGGGGCGTCTCAGACCCCGGCGAAGAAGACTGGTGTGCAGTAGGCGCGCGCGAACTGCGGGAGGAGACGGGCTACTCAGCCCGTGAAATGTACCATGTCGGCACATGTTATCCCAACCCGGCCACGCAGAATAACCGCCTGCATTACTATCTAGCGCTGGGCTGCCGCCAGACCGGAGAACAATCCCTCGACCCCAATGAGGAAATCGAAGTTCTGGAAATGCCGTATGCTGATTTCTTGAACTATGGCGCGCTTGACGTTCAGCACGCGCTTCACGCAGCCGCGTTGTTCTACGCCGAAAACTACCTGAGACAGCATCCGGAGCTGCGACCGCACAAAAATGATTGA
- a CDS encoding DUF1330 domain-containing protein, translated as MPAFQPTADQFRAFRDAPHDGPIAQVNLLKFRVKAAYRPEDPEHGEDISGEAAYMRYSEAFTEAAKDTGGTTLLLATTERYFIGHGDWDAVLVNHFPSRQAFIATLNHPDYKAMSRHREAGLLCQELIVTRPSRVSGEKV; from the coding sequence ATGCCAGCCTTCCAGCCCACTGCCGATCAGTTCCGCGCGTTTCGAGACGCCCCGCACGACGGCCCTATCGCACAGGTGAACCTGCTGAAATTTCGCGTGAAGGCGGCGTATCGCCCGGAAGATCCGGAACATGGTGAGGACATCAGCGGCGAGGCTGCCTACATGCGCTATTCCGAGGCGTTCACCGAAGCGGCAAAGGACACCGGCGGCACGACGCTGCTGCTGGCCACCACCGAGCGATACTTCATCGGACATGGCGACTGGGACGCCGTGCTCGTCAATCATTTCCCGAGCCGGCAGGCCTTCATCGCGACGTTGAACCATCCGGACTACAAGGCCATGTCGCGCCACCGCGAAGCCGGCCTCCTGTGCCAGGAACTGATCGTTACCCGCCCAAGCCGCGTCAGCGGAGAGAAAGTCTGA
- a CDS encoding PLP-dependent transferase, translating to MVDMSGCRIVIIEMPSNPGLAVCDIAEVAKRAKAASALLVADNTTATPICQQPLDLGVDITLMADTKAMAGHSDILAVHVATRDSRLLETVRTWRRLAGAIASRSTRTCFTGEWRRWNFASRAQLPMLWASRKHWARTNPSAP from the coding sequence ATGGTGGACATGAGCGGCTGCCGCATTGTCATTATCGAAATGCCCTCCAATCCCGGTCTGGCCGTCTGCGACATTGCCGAGGTTGCGAAGCGGGCGAAGGCAGCCAGCGCGCTGCTCGTCGCAGACAACACGACCGCTACGCCGATCTGCCAGCAACCGCTGGATCTCGGCGTCGACATCACCCTGATGGCCGACACCAAAGCCATGGCCGGACACTCCGATATCCTGGCCGTTCATGTCGCAACGCGGGACAGTCGGCTGCTGGAAACTGTCCGAACCTGGCGCCGTCTGGCCGGTGCGATCGCCAGCCGCTCGACGCGTACCTGCTTCACAGGGGAATGGCGACGCTGGAACTTCGCGTCTCGCGCGCAATTGCCAATGCTTTGGGCATCGCGGAAGCACTGGGCGCGCACAAATCCATCAGCGCCGTGA
- a CDS encoding PLP-dependent transferase, which yields MATLELRVSRAIANALGIAEALGAHKSISAVNYPGLTNDPSHEIARRQMTGFGPIVSFTLENRKKAEKFIENSDLIVAATSFGGVHTSAECRIRWGDDVPESFIRLACGIEPTADLVTSLTRTLDSLG from the coding sequence ATGGCGACGCTGGAACTTCGCGTCTCGCGCGCAATTGCCAATGCTTTGGGCATCGCGGAAGCACTGGGCGCGCACAAATCCATCAGCGCCGTGAACTATCCCGGACTGACGAACGATCCGTCACATGAAATCGCCAGACGGCAGATGACCGGCTTCGGCCCGATTGTAAGCTTCACGCTGGAAAACCGGAAAAAGGCCGAAAAGTTTATTGAAAACAGCGACCTTATCGTCGCGGCGACGAGTTTTGGCGGCGTTCACACAAGCGCAGAGTGCCGGATCCGCTGGGGCGATGACGTGCCGGAAAGCTTCATCCGGCTGGCCTGTGGCATCGAACCGACGGCCGATCTTGTGACTTCATTAACACGAACGCTGGATTCTCTTGGTTAA
- a CDS encoding carboxylesterase family protein: protein MKRLSIILFFLLIAVGVWGWFKFTAPEKPLALAEPLRINQGLVLGGIDASNSDIQVYNGIPYASARRWAAPVAPPQWGAMPRDVRSFGPECIQARKGMGGFVSGIIDGAGLPWWKRFAAKKYLATQPAPAEAEDCLFINVRTSNVGSETLLPVMVWIHGGSHQSGSGSSEFYQANALVENGVVLVTFNYRLGPFGYLAHPALTEEAGTSGNYGLLDQVAALRWVRDNIRSFGGDPDNVTIFGESAGAQSVSELMATPMADGLYDKAILESGSSSYNARYLDKAPLPGSRSSEAVGEEFLSTFVDKTATAADLRSIPAASIVTRAEQRQDLVGNFLPTVDGKVLPDTIGSTIRSGDIPKVPVLAGYNADEGSLFYNGFQSPTVLARNINGSLEEREQRLAEVFGENPAKALEALYGMDKLATWDEGATSMLGDDMFGVHMRFLGKANATSGHPTWMYFFTRATPTRSQTIGAYHGSEIPFVFGSAPPLLPMSDKDEKLAETMQAYWTNFARTSDPNGPGLPEWPAYDANEDEWQVLDHEILTVAGVRARKLDILEEHLIDRIDAVDRATSPQAPYEATLMTTVPKSGDE from the coding sequence ATGAAGCGCCTTAGTATTATTCTGTTTTTTCTGCTGATTGCAGTGGGTGTCTGGGGCTGGTTCAAATTCACCGCCCCGGAAAAGCCGCTGGCGTTGGCAGAACCTTTGAGGATCAATCAGGGTCTGGTCCTCGGCGGCATCGACGCCAGCAATTCCGATATTCAGGTCTACAATGGCATCCCCTATGCCTCCGCCCGCCGCTGGGCAGCGCCGGTCGCCCCTCCGCAGTGGGGCGCCATGCCGCGTGACGTGCGATCCTTCGGTCCGGAATGCATCCAGGCCCGAAAGGGTATGGGTGGTTTCGTCAGCGGGATCATTGATGGCGCGGGCCTGCCCTGGTGGAAACGTTTCGCCGCGAAAAAATATCTGGCCACCCAACCCGCCCCGGCAGAAGCGGAAGATTGCCTGTTCATCAATGTCCGCACATCGAATGTCGGCAGCGAGACCCTGTTGCCTGTCATGGTCTGGATTCATGGCGGAAGCCACCAGTCGGGCTCAGGCTCCTCCGAATTCTATCAGGCGAATGCACTTGTCGAGAACGGCGTCGTGCTGGTCACGTTCAATTACAGGCTGGGCCCCTTCGGTTACCTCGCCCATCCTGCGCTGACCGAGGAAGCCGGCACCTCCGGCAATTATGGCCTGCTGGACCAGGTTGCCGCCCTCCGCTGGGTGCGGGACAATATCCGCTCCTTTGGGGGTGACCCCGACAATGTCACCATTTTCGGCGAGAGCGCCGGCGCCCAATCCGTCAGTGAGCTGATGGCGACCCCGATGGCCGACGGGCTTTATGACAAAGCCATCCTCGAAAGCGGCAGCAGCAGCTACAATGCCCGTTATCTTGACAAGGCCCCCCTGCCCGGATCTCGCAGCTCTGAGGCGGTCGGTGAAGAATTCCTCAGCACATTTGTCGACAAGACGGCCACTGCTGCAGACCTTCGCTCCATCCCGGCAGCCTCCATCGTCACCCGCGCCGAGCAGCGACAGGACCTTGTCGGCAACTTTCTGCCAACCGTCGACGGCAAGGTCCTGCCCGACACGATCGGCAGCACAATCCGCTCTGGTGACATCCCGAAGGTGCCTGTTCTCGCCGGCTACAATGCCGACGAGGGCAGCCTGTTCTATAACGGCTTCCAATCCCCCACAGTGCTGGCACGCAATATCAACGGATCTCTGGAAGAGCGGGAACAGCGACTGGCTGAAGTGTTCGGTGAAAACCCGGCGAAAGCGCTTGAGGCGCTATACGGCATGGACAAGCTTGCGACCTGGGATGAAGGGGCGACCAGCATGCTGGGCGACGACATGTTCGGCGTTCACATGCGTTTCCTGGGCAAAGCCAATGCCACATCCGGCCATCCGACGTGGATGTACTTTTTTACCCGCGCAACACCGACGCGATCCCAAACGATCGGCGCTTATCACGGATCTGAAATCCCCTTCGTATTTGGGTCTGCTCCGCCTCTGCTGCCAATGTCCGACAAGGACGAGAAGCTGGCCGAGACGATGCAGGCCTACTGGACCAACTTTGCGCGGACCAGCGATCCGAACGGCCCCGGCCTGCCGGAATGGCCCGCCTACGATGCCAACGAGGATGAGTGGCAGGTTCTGGACCATGAAATCCTCACCGTCGCCGGCGTCCGTGCCCGCAAGCTGGATATTCTGGAAGAGCATTTGATCGACCGGATCGACGCCGTTGACCGCGCAACCTCTCCTCAGGCGCCCTATGAGGCCACCCTCATGACGACGGTCCCGAAATCAGGCGACGAGTAG
- a CDS encoding GAF domain-containing protein, with product MDKAAVYRDLKAEIESVVSGETSVTARYATASCILAEAFRPRFFWTGFYVVDPLKARELVVGPYQGTLGCLRIPFGRGVCGHVAATQEPIIVPDVHAFPGHIACDSATNSEIVLPVFDKDGQLAAVLDIDSTEPDAFDDVDRDGLAAICEILLVA from the coding sequence ATGGACAAGGCGGCGGTTTATCGCGACCTGAAAGCGGAAATTGAAAGCGTTGTATCCGGCGAAACCTCGGTTACGGCCCGGTATGCGACGGCCAGCTGCATTCTGGCTGAGGCGTTCCGGCCGCGTTTCTTCTGGACGGGATTCTATGTTGTGGACCCGCTGAAGGCGCGTGAACTCGTCGTTGGCCCTTATCAGGGGACGCTCGGCTGCCTGCGAATTCCGTTCGGCAGGGGCGTCTGCGGTCATGTGGCTGCGACGCAAGAGCCGATCATCGTGCCCGATGTGCATGCTTTCCCGGGGCATATCGCCTGCGATTCCGCGACCAATTCCGAGATCGTCCTGCCGGTGTTCGACAAGGACGGGCAGCTGGCCGCCGTGCTGGACATCGATTCCACTGAGCCGGATGCCTTTGACGACGTTGACCGCGACGGCCTGGCGGCGATTTGCGAGATTCTACTCGTCGCCTGA
- a CDS encoding MoxR family ATPase: MTPSDIRDLATRIRGEVRKAVIGQDTTVDLLLTALFSSGHVLLEGPPGTAKTLLAQCFARSISLDFGRIQFTPDLMPGDVLGTNLFNFQTNEFTLTKGPIFTDLLLADEINRTPPKTQAALLEAMQERKVTIDGDAYSLNDRFMVIATQNPIEQQGTYPLPEAQLDRFLFKHTLDYPSREEEFAIVAQHGTRTGMKTPAAFGVDSVISHTELDAAVAAVAETKVQDDVIGYVVDIIRATRTSPALETGASPRAAAALATAARARAALDGRDFVIPDDIKTLALPTLRHRVLLSPAAEIEGRTTEETLMAIIEQTAAPR; this comes from the coding sequence ATGACCCCAAGTGACATCCGCGATCTGGCGACGCGCATCCGCGGCGAAGTCCGTAAAGCCGTCATCGGCCAGGACACGACGGTGGACCTGCTCCTGACGGCGCTGTTCTCCTCGGGACATGTCCTGCTGGAAGGGCCGCCTGGCACGGCGAAGACCCTGCTAGCGCAATGCTTCGCCCGGTCCATTTCCCTCGACTTCGGCCGCATTCAGTTCACACCGGACCTGATGCCCGGCGACGTTCTGGGAACGAATTTGTTCAACTTCCAGACAAATGAGTTCACGCTGACAAAAGGCCCGATCTTCACCGACCTGCTGCTGGCCGACGAAATCAACCGGACGCCGCCAAAGACACAAGCCGCCCTGCTGGAAGCCATGCAGGAACGCAAGGTGACGATCGACGGGGACGCCTATTCCCTGAACGACCGCTTCATGGTGATCGCCACGCAGAACCCGATTGAGCAGCAGGGCACCTATCCCTTGCCGGAGGCGCAGCTGGACCGCTTCCTGTTCAAGCACACGCTCGACTACCCTTCCCGCGAGGAAGAGTTTGCCATCGTCGCACAGCACGGCACGCGCACCGGCATGAAGACGCCCGCCGCTTTTGGTGTGGACTCCGTCATCTCTCATACCGAACTCGATGCGGCGGTCGCCGCCGTTGCTGAAACAAAGGTCCAGGACGATGTGATCGGATATGTCGTCGACATCATCCGGGCGACGCGCACCTCTCCGGCCCTCGAAACCGGGGCGAGCCCGCGCGCCGCAGCTGCCCTCGCCACCGCAGCCCGCGCCCGCGCGGCACTCGATGGACGCGACTTTGTCATTCCGGACGACATCAAGACACTCGCCCTGCCGACACTCCGTCATCGCGTACTCCTTTCGCCCGCAGCCGAGATTGAAGGCCGCACCACCGAAGAAACCCTCATGGCCATCATCGAACAGACGGCGGCGCCCCGGTGA